One genomic window of Acidobacteriota bacterium includes the following:
- a CDS encoding YifB family Mg chelatase-like AAA ATPase translates to MVARITTYAFDGVEAQPVDVQVQLSGGQVNFMVVGLPDKAVGESRERVRAAFSALGLALPPKRVIVNLAPADLPKEGSHYDLAIALALLAKLGVIPEDQLARYAAIGELSLDGRLVESAGILPAAMAAEAMGLSLICPEACGSEAAWAGGDVLPAKSLIALINHFAGRSVLSPPKKGDLLEAQIGPDLKDVKGQEGAKRVLEIAAAGGHNLLFCGPPGSGKSMLAQRLPGLLPPLSARELLEASQIQSIAGLLQRGQLSRTRPFRAPHHSASMAAMVGGGIKAKPGEVSLAHHGVLFLDELPEFSAQVLDSLRQPLEAGEAVIARANRHVRYPARFQLIAAMNPCRCGGGPGAAACTRGPRCAQDYQSRISGPFLDRIDLFYETPPVTAVDLSLPAPAEGTAETRARVARARELQAERFDGLADTEGRRHVNADMPPGAIDQLASPDAPGAALLADAAVKLSLTARGYTRVLKVARTIADLDGSDAVRRVHIAEALSYRHRPASGAGAAAITGSSLVR, encoded by the coding sequence ATGGTCGCACGGATCACGACATACGCGTTTGACGGCGTCGAGGCCCAACCCGTCGATGTGCAGGTCCAGCTGTCCGGCGGGCAGGTGAACTTCATGGTCGTCGGCTTGCCGGACAAGGCGGTCGGCGAAAGCCGGGAACGGGTGCGCGCCGCCTTCTCGGCGCTGGGCCTCGCGCTTCCGCCGAAGCGCGTCATCGTGAACCTCGCGCCGGCTGACCTGCCGAAGGAAGGCAGCCATTACGACCTCGCGATCGCCCTGGCGTTGCTCGCCAAACTCGGCGTCATTCCGGAAGACCAGCTCGCCCGCTATGCCGCGATCGGGGAGTTGTCGCTGGACGGCCGGCTCGTCGAATCGGCCGGTATCCTGCCGGCGGCGATGGCGGCCGAAGCCATGGGCCTCAGCCTGATCTGCCCGGAAGCCTGCGGCTCCGAAGCCGCCTGGGCCGGCGGGGATGTGCTGCCGGCCAAAAGCCTGATCGCGCTGATCAACCACTTTGCCGGCCGCAGCGTGCTTAGCCCTCCGAAGAAAGGCGACCTGCTGGAGGCCCAAATCGGTCCCGACCTGAAAGACGTGAAAGGCCAGGAAGGCGCCAAGCGGGTGCTCGAAATCGCCGCCGCCGGCGGTCACAACCTCCTCTTCTGCGGCCCGCCCGGTTCCGGCAAGTCGATGCTCGCCCAGCGCCTCCCGGGTCTCCTGCCGCCGCTTTCGGCCCGCGAACTGCTCGAAGCCTCGCAGATCCAGTCCATCGCTGGCCTGTTGCAGCGCGGCCAGCTCTCCCGCACCCGCCCGTTCCGCGCGCCGCACCATTCCGCCTCGATGGCGGCGATGGTCGGCGGCGGTATCAAGGCGAAGCCGGGCGAAGTCTCGCTTGCCCATCACGGCGTGCTCTTCCTCGACGAGCTGCCGGAATTCTCCGCCCAGGTGCTCGACAGCCTGCGCCAGCCGCTCGAAGCGGGCGAAGCGGTGATCGCGCGCGCCAACCGGCATGTGCGCTATCCCGCCCGCTTCCAGCTGATCGCGGCGATGAATCCCTGCCGCTGCGGCGGCGGACCCGGCGCCGCCGCCTGCACGCGCGGACCCCGCTGCGCGCAGGACTACCAGTCGCGGATTTCCGGCCCGTTCCTCGACCGGATCGACCTGTTCTATGAAACCCCTCCCGTCACCGCCGTCGACCTCAGCCTGCCGGCGCCCGCCGAAGGCACGGCCGAAACCCGCGCCCGGGTTGCCCGGGCCCGCGAGCTGCAGGCCGAGCGCTTCGACGGCCTCGCCGATACCGAAGGCCGCCGGCACGTGAATGCCGACATGCCGCCCGGCGCCATCGATCAGCTCGCCTCTCCGGATGCGCCCGGCGCGGCCTTGCTCGCCGACGCGGCCGTGAAGCTGTCACTCACCGCCCGCGGCTATACGCGGGTGCTGAAGGTCGCCCGCACCATCGCCGACCTCGATGGCTCGGATGCGGTACGGCGCGTACACATTGCCGAAGCCCTCAGCTATCGCCACCGCCCGGCCTCGGGCGCCGGGGCAGCCGCTATCACTGGCTCTTCACTGGTGCGCTGA
- a CDS encoding helix-turn-helix transcriptional regulator: MAKADTSPAHEARKPTDADRFVGQRLRQGRRELGLTQEGLAALLGVTFQQIQKYEAGHSRMSAGRLLEIAQALGRPIGWFYEPFEIAENPDGTRGRDLQAHDLKRDARRLVEEIGDVESLQAVVRVLEAMALRAR; the protein is encoded by the coding sequence ATGGCGAAAGCCGACACCTCGCCCGCCCATGAGGCGCGCAAGCCGACCGATGCCGACCGGTTCGTGGGCCAGCGCCTGCGCCAGGGCCGCCGCGAACTGGGCTTGACGCAGGAAGGCCTTGCCGCCCTGCTCGGCGTCACCTTCCAGCAGATCCAGAAATACGAAGCCGGTCATAGCCGCATGTCCGCCGGCCGCCTGCTCGAAATTGCGCAGGCCCTCGGCCGGCCGATCGGCTGGTTCTACGAGCCGTTCGAGATCGCCGAAAATCCCGACGGCACCCGCGGCCGCGACTTGCAGGCCCACGACCTGAAACGCGATGCCCGCCGCCTCGTCGAGGAAATCGGCGATGTCGAAAGCCTGCAGGCCGTCGTCCGCGTGCTCGAAGCGATGGCGCTGCGCGCCCGCTGA
- a CDS encoding NADP-dependent malic enzyme, which yields MTTQRPSFTDQEALDFHSHPTAGKISMAPTKPMGTQRDLSLAYSPGVAIPVLAIAGNEDLAYDYTSKGNLVAVISNGTAILGLGNLGPLAAKPVMEGKAVLFKRFADIDSFDIEVNTRDAEDFIRTVRNIGATWGGINLEDISAPDCFIIESRLREELDIPVFHDDQHGTAIIAAAGLINACHITGRKMSDVKVAVSGAGAAGLSVAGLIRHLGVKGENILLCDTAGVVYEGRKEKMDQFKSAFAVKTTKRTLAEAMKGADVFLGLSVKGAVTKDMVKSMAKNPIIFAMANPDPEITPEDIKSVRDDAIIATGRSDYPNQVNNVLGFPYIFRGALDVRARSINEEMKVAAAQALAELAREDVPDEVAAAYHGARPTFGRDYIIPTPFDPRLISFVPPLVAQAAMDTGVARKPIADMHAYRQSLVRRADPSAAFLQGVQARCREVQRRIVFAEGEEPAVVRAAWSFKNQGLGHPILIGREAQVEATMEQMGVPAGALDIINARLSDNNPVYVDMLYKRLQRKGYLKRDAQRLVNQDRNIFGCCMLKNGDADGMVTGVTRNYDAALKDALLVLDPIPGQAVIGMSMVINMGKTIFIADTSVNELPDGPTLANIAHEAVRAVRSVGFTPRVAFLSYSTFGNPMGERGDKVREAVCILDRTPGLDFEYEGDMNADVALNPNHKLLYPFSRLTGPANILVMPAIHSASIATNLLEQMSRSTIIGPMLLGLEKPVQIASLGATVGDIVDLAALAAFDIDQVHSG from the coding sequence ATGACCACGCAGCGCCCGAGCTTCACCGATCAGGAAGCCCTCGACTTCCACTCGCACCCGACCGCGGGCAAGATCTCGATGGCCCCCACCAAGCCGATGGGCACGCAGCGCGACCTGTCGCTGGCCTACAGCCCGGGCGTTGCCATCCCGGTGCTGGCGATCGCCGGCAATGAAGACCTCGCGTATGACTACACCTCGAAGGGCAACCTCGTCGCGGTCATCTCCAACGGCACCGCCATCCTCGGCCTCGGAAACCTTGGCCCGCTGGCCGCCAAGCCGGTCATGGAAGGCAAGGCCGTGCTGTTCAAGCGCTTCGCCGACATCGACAGCTTCGACATTGAAGTGAACACCCGCGACGCCGAGGACTTCATCCGCACGGTGCGCAACATCGGCGCGACCTGGGGCGGCATCAACCTGGAAGACATCTCGGCGCCCGACTGTTTCATCATCGAAAGCCGGCTGCGCGAGGAACTCGACATCCCGGTCTTCCACGATGACCAGCACGGCACGGCGATCATCGCCGCCGCCGGCCTGATCAACGCCTGCCATATCACCGGGCGCAAGATGTCGGACGTCAAGGTCGCCGTCTCGGGCGCCGGCGCGGCCGGTCTGTCCGTGGCCGGACTGATCCGCCATCTCGGCGTGAAGGGCGAGAACATCCTCCTGTGCGACACGGCGGGCGTGGTCTACGAGGGCCGCAAGGAGAAGATGGACCAGTTCAAGTCCGCCTTTGCCGTGAAAACCACCAAGCGCACGCTGGCCGAAGCCATGAAGGGCGCCGACGTGTTCCTCGGCCTGTCGGTCAAGGGCGCGGTGACCAAGGACATGGTCAAGTCCATGGCCAAGAACCCGATCATCTTCGCGATGGCGAACCCGGACCCGGAGATCACGCCGGAAGACATCAAGTCCGTCCGCGACGACGCGATCATCGCCACCGGCCGGTCGGATTATCCCAACCAGGTCAACAACGTCCTCGGCTTCCCCTACATCTTCCGCGGCGCGCTGGATGTCCGTGCACGGAGCATCAACGAGGAGATGAAGGTCGCCGCCGCGCAGGCGCTTGCCGAACTTGCGCGCGAGGACGTGCCGGATGAAGTGGCCGCTGCCTATCACGGCGCCCGTCCGACCTTTGGCCGCGACTATATCATCCCCACACCGTTCGATCCGCGCCTGATCAGCTTCGTGCCGCCGCTGGTGGCGCAGGCCGCGATGGATACCGGCGTCGCGCGCAAGCCGATTGCCGACATGCATGCCTACCGCCAGAGCCTGGTGCGCCGCGCCGACCCGTCGGCTGCCTTCCTGCAAGGCGTGCAGGCGCGCTGCCGCGAAGTGCAGCGCCGCATCGTGTTTGCCGAAGGCGAAGAGCCTGCGGTCGTGCGCGCCGCGTGGAGCTTCAAGAACCAGGGCCTCGGCCATCCTATCCTGATCGGGCGCGAAGCGCAGGTCGAGGCGACGATGGAACAGATGGGCGTGCCGGCCGGCGCGCTCGACATCATCAACGCCCGCCTGTCCGACAACAATCCCGTCTATGTCGACATGCTCTACAAGCGCCTGCAGCGGAAGGGATACCTGAAACGCGACGCCCAGCGCCTCGTGAACCAGGACCGCAACATCTTCGGATGCTGCATGCTCAAGAACGGCGATGCCGACGGCATGGTGACCGGTGTGACGCGCAACTATGACGCCGCGCTGAAGGATGCCCTGCTGGTGCTCGATCCGATCCCCGGACAAGCCGTGATCGGCATGTCGATGGTGATCAACATGGGCAAGACGATCTTCATCGCCGATACCAGCGTCAATGAATTGCCCGACGGTCCCACGCTCGCCAACATCGCGCATGAAGCCGTGCGCGCGGTGCGCAGCGTCGGCTTCACGCCGCGCGTGGCCTTCCTGTCATACTCGACCTTCGGCAATCCGATGGGCGAACGCGGCGACAAGGTGCGCGAGGCCGTGTGCATCCTCGACCGCACGCCGGGTCTCGACTTCGAATACGAAGGCGACATGAATGCCGACGTGGCCCTGAACCCGAACCACAAGCTGCTCTATCCGTTCTCGCGCCTGACCGGGCCCGCCAACATCCTCGTGATGCCGGCGATCCATTCGGCCTCGATCGCGACCAACCTGCTGGAACAGATGAGCCGCTCGACGATCATCGGTCCGATGCTGCTGGGCCTCGAGAAGCCGGTGCAGATTGCCTCGCTCGGCGCGACGGTCGGCGACATCGTCGATCTCGCCGCGCTGGCCGCGTTTGACATCGACCAGGTTCACAGCGGCTAA
- the mutS gene encoding DNA mismatch repair protein MutS has product MPDTAPKSLPAAEPTPFMAQYLSIKAQQPDALLFFRMGDFYELFFDDAVTAAGVLDITLTSRGEHDGAPIPMAGVPYHAAEGYLARLIKAGCRVAVCEQTESPAEAKKRGSKSVVRREIVRVVTPGTLTEDTLLPARQGQALAALAFTAQGEAALAVCDVSTGLFELAALDAARVADALLAWPLSELLVSEADRSRPAVAGLPEVTAVAITERPARTATAKAGEALLKETFGVAALDGLGDFSKAECAAAGLLLDYVKLTQAGRPARLSVPRRAHPASALLIDPATRASLEIDRSYARGREGTLLAAIDRTITAPGARLLAAQLARPSRDRAGIEARYDAVSFFAGERTVLGDTRAALKAAPDLERACMRLALGRGGPRDLQALAQALAAARKTAGILRNSGAALPPLLARAAEVLSLPAPGGLAALGADLTAALVETPPVLARDGGFIAAGWNGALDEVRTLRDGSRRVIAAMQGRYAEATGIAALKIKFNNVLGYFIEVPARLADAMLKPPLANDFIHRQTMAGAVRFSTTELAELAGRISRADEEAKALELADFEAFGVRVSAEREALAEVAAALAAVDVAAANAVWADEAGAVRPVIEVAPVFEAKGLRHCVVEAALRRDGKGFTANDLSLDAGATSAPRFLLVTGPNMSGKSTYLRQAALAVILAQAGCFVPATSLRLGLADRVFSRVGASDDLSRGRSTFMVEMVETAAILNQATPESFVILDEVGRGTATWDGLAIAWAAVEHLHAQTRCRAVFATHYHELTALAAELPGAANASLKAREWKHDLIFLHEVQPGPADRSYGVQVARLAGLPRSAVARAAQILKQLEASPSAAESLPLFAAAAPEPEAGLPPEAEAVMAALAALDPDGLSPRDALQALYELKTLGKPKA; this is encoded by the coding sequence ATGCCGGATACCGCCCCCAAATCGCTGCCTGCCGCAGAGCCGACGCCGTTCATGGCGCAGTACCTGTCGATCAAGGCGCAGCAGCCGGATGCGCTGCTGTTCTTCCGGATGGGCGACTTCTACGAGTTGTTCTTCGACGATGCCGTGACGGCGGCCGGCGTGCTCGACATCACGCTGACCTCGCGCGGCGAGCATGACGGGGCGCCGATCCCGATGGCCGGCGTGCCCTACCATGCCGCCGAGGGCTACCTCGCGCGCCTGATCAAGGCGGGGTGCCGGGTGGCGGTCTGCGAACAGACCGAAAGCCCGGCCGAGGCCAAGAAGCGCGGCTCCAAATCGGTGGTGCGCCGCGAAATTGTGCGCGTCGTCACGCCGGGCACGCTGACCGAGGATACGCTGCTGCCGGCGCGCCAGGGCCAGGCGCTGGCGGCGCTGGCCTTCACGGCGCAGGGCGAGGCGGCGCTGGCGGTGTGCGACGTGTCGACCGGCCTGTTCGAACTTGCGGCGCTTGATGCGGCCCGGGTGGCCGACGCGCTGCTCGCGTGGCCGCTCAGCGAACTCTTGGTGTCGGAGGCGGACCGCAGCCGGCCGGCCGTTGCGGGCCTGCCCGAGGTGACAGCGGTGGCAATCACCGAACGCCCGGCCCGAACGGCCACCGCGAAAGCGGGCGAGGCGCTGCTGAAGGAAACGTTCGGGGTCGCGGCGCTCGACGGGCTCGGCGACTTCAGCAAGGCGGAATGCGCGGCGGCCGGCCTGTTGCTTGACTATGTGAAGCTGACCCAGGCGGGGCGCCCGGCGCGCCTGTCGGTGCCCCGGCGCGCCCATCCGGCCAGCGCCCTGCTGATCGACCCCGCCACCCGCGCGAGTCTCGAGATCGACCGGTCCTATGCGCGCGGCCGCGAGGGCACGTTGCTCGCCGCCATCGACCGCACCATCACGGCGCCGGGCGCGCGCCTGCTCGCCGCGCAGCTCGCCCGCCCGTCGCGCGACCGTGCCGGGATCGAGGCGCGCTACGATGCCGTCAGCTTCTTTGCGGGCGAGCGCACCGTGCTCGGCGACACGCGCGCTGCGCTGAAGGCGGCGCCGGATCTCGAGCGCGCCTGCATGCGCCTCGCGCTTGGCCGGGGAGGGCCGCGCGACCTGCAGGCGCTGGCGCAGGCGCTGGCCGCCGCCCGCAAGACGGCCGGTATCCTGCGCAATTCCGGCGCGGCGCTGCCGCCGCTTCTGGCGCGCGCGGCGGAGGTGCTGAGCCTGCCGGCGCCCGGCGGTCTCGCGGCCCTCGGCGCTGACCTGACGGCGGCCCTGGTTGAGACGCCGCCGGTGCTCGCGCGCGACGGCGGGTTCATCGCGGCCGGCTGGAATGGCGCGCTCGACGAGGTGCGCACCTTGCGCGATGGCAGCCGCCGGGTGATTGCCGCGATGCAGGGCCGGTATGCCGAGGCCACCGGAATTGCCGCCCTGAAGATCAAGTTCAACAATGTCCTCGGCTATTTCATCGAAGTGCCGGCCCGGCTTGCCGACGCGATGCTGAAGCCGCCGCTGGCGAATGATTTCATTCACCGCCAGACGATGGCGGGCGCGGTGCGCTTCTCGACCACCGAGCTTGCCGAACTGGCAGGCCGGATCAGCCGCGCCGACGAGGAAGCCAAGGCACTGGAGCTGGCAGACTTCGAAGCATTCGGCGTGCGCGTGTCGGCCGAGCGCGAGGCGCTGGCCGAGGTGGCCGCCGCGCTCGCCGCCGTGGATGTCGCCGCGGCGAATGCGGTCTGGGCCGACGAGGCCGGGGCGGTTCGCCCGGTCATCGAGGTGGCGCCGGTTTTCGAGGCGAAGGGTCTTCGTCACTGCGTGGTCGAGGCCGCGCTGCGGCGGGACGGGAAAGGCTTCACCGCCAATGACCTGAGCCTCGATGCCGGGGCGACGTCGGCGCCGCGCTTCCTGCTGGTTACCGGACCGAACATGTCTGGCAAGTCGACCTACCTGCGCCAGGCGGCGCTGGCCGTGATCCTGGCGCAGGCCGGGTGCTTCGTGCCCGCAACCTCGCTTCGGCTTGGCCTTGCCGACCGCGTCTTCTCCCGCGTCGGCGCTTCCGACGACCTGTCGCGCGGCCGCTCCACCTTCATGGTCGAAATGGTCGAGACGGCCGCGATCCTCAATCAGGCGACGCCCGAGAGCTTCGTCATCCTGGATGAAGTCGGGCGCGGCACCGCAACCTGGGACGGCCTTGCCATCGCCTGGGCCGCCGTCGAACACCTGCACGCGCAGACCCGGTGCCGCGCCGTGTTCGCGACGCACTATCACGAGCTGACGGCATTGGCCGCCGAACTGCCGGGCGCTGCGAATGCGAGCCTCAAGGCGCGCGAGTGGAAGCATGACCTGATCTTCCTGCACGAGGTGCAGCCGGGCCCGGCCGACCGGTCCTACGGGGTGCAGGTGGCGCGCCTCGCCGGATTGCCGAGGAGCGCGGTGGCGCGCGCCGCGCAGATCCTCAAGCAGCTCGAGGCGAGCCCGTCGGCGGCTGAAAGCCTGCCGCTGTTTGCGGCGGCCGCGCCGGAGCCGGAGGCCGGGTTGCCGCCTGAAGCCGAGGCCGTGATGGCGGCGCTCGCGGCGCTCGATCCCGACGGGCTCAGCCCGCGCGATGCGCTGCAGGCCCTGTATGAGTTGAAAACGCTCGGCAAGCCGAAGGCGTGA
- a CDS encoding response regulator has translation MTSPSDSRPEGESPEQAFLATASHEIRTPLNGILGTVSLLLETDLSPAQREYAETIRLSGGRLLDLLNNVLDYARLDASAVELESESFCPLHLAREVAELLSPRAHAAGLDLAVRCQQWPVPVYEGDAGRLRQILFNLVGNALKFTARGAVLVDVVPRANGLTVHVRDTGPGIAPQDQARLFEAFRQTATGDAYREGGVGLGLAIVKRLADLLGGNVRVSSGLGEGATFTVDIPLRSADVPPVHDASRLGGQIGLAGLPPATALSLAAAMAGLETEVTQIDLGSGHVPGGIDVLLVGADLPEAMVAALARKAPALVVLRPEDRGAIGRFRQLGCRGWLVRPLRMSSVAERIVLARSGRQVSDEPENEGGGGRVLIADDNPINALIARRALESAGFTVSVAATGREALDAAAQMAPDLVLMDLRMPVMDGFEAMRHLRSAGLTAPVIAVSAEMTPDIERRAREAGASGVAAKPLDAEALRSLALQWTAGAGRLTGAA, from the coding sequence ATGACATCACCTTCAGACAGCCGGCCGGAGGGCGAATCGCCTGAACAGGCGTTTCTCGCCACGGCCAGCCATGAAATCCGCACGCCGCTCAACGGCATACTCGGCACGGTTTCGCTGCTGCTGGAAACCGACCTGTCGCCGGCCCAGCGCGAATATGCCGAGACGATCCGCCTGTCCGGCGGCCGGTTGCTCGACCTGCTCAACAATGTGCTCGACTATGCCCGGCTCGACGCGTCCGCCGTCGAACTCGAATCCGAGAGCTTCTGTCCGCTGCATCTGGCCCGGGAAGTTGCCGAACTCCTCTCTCCGCGCGCCCATGCGGCCGGTCTCGACCTTGCTGTGCGCTGCCAGCAATGGCCGGTCCCCGTCTACGAAGGCGATGCCGGACGCCTGCGCCAGATCCTCTTCAACCTTGTCGGCAATGCCCTGAAGTTCACCGCCCGGGGCGCCGTGCTGGTCGATGTCGTGCCGCGCGCGAACGGGCTCACGGTGCATGTGCGCGATACCGGTCCCGGAATTGCGCCGCAGGACCAGGCGCGGCTGTTCGAGGCCTTCCGCCAGACCGCCACCGGCGATGCCTATCGCGAAGGCGGCGTCGGCCTCGGCCTCGCCATCGTCAAGCGCCTCGCTGACCTTCTCGGTGGCAATGTCCGCGTGTCGTCCGGACTGGGGGAGGGGGCAACTTTCACCGTCGACATCCCGCTCCGCAGCGCCGACGTGCCGCCGGTGCATGATGCCTCGCGCCTCGGGGGCCAGATCGGGCTGGCCGGCTTGCCGCCGGCGACGGCCCTTTCGCTGGCCGCTGCCATGGCCGGACTTGAGACGGAAGTTACCCAGATCGACCTCGGCTCGGGCCACGTGCCCGGCGGCATCGATGTGCTGCTGGTCGGCGCGGACCTGCCTGAGGCGATGGTCGCGGCGCTCGCCCGCAAGGCGCCGGCGCTTGTTGTGCTGCGCCCTGAAGACCGCGGCGCCATCGGCCGCTTCCGCCAGCTCGGCTGCCGGGGCTGGCTGGTCCGGCCGCTCCGGATGTCGTCGGTGGCCGAGCGGATCGTGCTCGCCCGCAGCGGGCGCCAGGTCTCGGACGAGCCGGAAAACGAAGGCGGCGGCGGCCGCGTGCTGATCGCCGACGACAACCCGATCAATGCCCTGATTGCACGGCGCGCCTTGGAATCGGCAGGATTTACCGTCAGTGTGGCGGCAACCGGACGCGAAGCGCTGGATGCGGCGGCGCAGATGGCGCCCGACCTTGTTCTGATGGACCTGAGAATGCCGGTGATGGATGGATTTGAAGCCATGAGACACCTGCGGTCCGCAGGCCTGACAGCGCCGGTCATTGCGGTCTCGGCCGAAATGACACCCGATATCGAGCGCCGCGCCCGGGAAGCCGGCGCCAGCGGCGTCGCGGCCAAGCCGCTTGATGCCGAGGCGCTGCGTTCCCTCGCGCTGCAATGGACGGCCGGCGCGGGCCGTCTGACAGGCGCCGCATGA
- a CDS encoding MFS transporter, with product MTDLAGAGAPEKEAPRFIRALKAMRDRRMAAMFLLALAAGLPYGAVLGTLNAWLTTEGVSPSTIGVLSIVTIGYAFKFLWSPAFQSAHHPFPLLGPRRTWLLSLQLPIAGLLFLLAFSNPGEHIGLVAVIALFAALFSATHDIVLDAWRIEVARSDEDKDLMAALYQFGYRIAGFITGFLALLLAQFYGWVVVYVMIAAMMVLAISGTLLAPEPETETGPGHRRLTFQAGLPERERTFATLLVAAGWIAAFLMIAGFVIASFTQDPPPKGGVFVAEQGPWIVGLTVLLPALGALVLLLRHGRVPAEIVDGPSDEPQVKRVIRAVFRSIFDPLMDLIGRLGWGALLVLLLALTYRFTDSVWGSFAYPFYLDDRFGALHHSMADVAVASKFFGVLMTVAGAAIGAVVISFVGRMPVLVAGAVLAAATNLLFADLSRGGAGIDAFLEWTHIAEPLRAFAGWAAHISPEGQGADAGDRMARLMIAISGENLAGGFASVAVVAFLTSVVNPRFAAVQYALLASLTMLIGTLGRPWLGAMIETEGYYSVFILTFWLGGIAVALSVIEWVRQARLPPAPESAAAP from the coding sequence ATGACGGACCTCGCAGGGGCTGGCGCGCCGGAAAAGGAAGCGCCGCGTTTCATTCGCGCGTTGAAGGCCATGCGCGACCGCCGGATGGCGGCCATGTTCCTGCTCGCGCTTGCCGCCGGCCTGCCTTACGGCGCGGTGCTCGGTACGCTGAATGCCTGGCTGACGACTGAAGGCGTCTCGCCTTCAACCATCGGTGTACTGTCGATCGTCACCATCGGCTATGCGTTCAAGTTCCTCTGGTCGCCGGCCTTCCAGTCGGCGCACCATCCGTTTCCCTTGCTGGGTCCGCGGCGCACCTGGTTGCTCAGCCTGCAGCTGCCGATCGCCGGCCTCCTGTTCCTGCTCGCCTTCTCGAACCCCGGCGAGCATATCGGCCTCGTGGCCGTGATCGCCCTGTTCGCCGCGCTGTTCTCGGCGACCCACGACATCGTGCTGGATGCCTGGCGCATCGAGGTCGCGCGTTCGGATGAAGACAAGGACCTGATGGCCGCGCTCTACCAGTTCGGCTACCGGATCGCCGGTTTCATCACCGGCTTCCTCGCCCTGCTGCTCGCCCAGTTCTACGGCTGGGTGGTTGTCTATGTGATGATCGCGGCGATGATGGTGCTTGCCATTTCCGGCACGCTGCTGGCGCCCGAACCGGAAACCGAGACGGGGCCCGGCCACCGCCGCCTGACCTTCCAGGCCGGCCTGCCGGAACGCGAACGCACCTTCGCCACCTTACTGGTCGCCGCCGGCTGGATCGCCGCCTTCCTGATGATCGCGGGCTTTGTCATCGCCTCTTTCACGCAGGATCCGCCGCCGAAAGGCGGCGTGTTCGTTGCCGAGCAGGGACCATGGATCGTCGGCCTGACCGTGCTGCTGCCCGCCCTCGGCGCGCTCGTCCTGCTGCTGCGTCACGGGCGTGTGCCGGCCGAAATCGTGGACGGGCCCAGCGACGAGCCGCAGGTGAAGCGCGTCATCCGCGCGGTCTTCCGCTCGATTTTCGATCCGCTGATGGACCTGATCGGGCGTCTCGGCTGGGGCGCGCTGCTCGTGCTGCTGCTGGCGCTGACCTACCGCTTCACCGATTCCGTCTGGGGTTCTTTCGCCTATCCCTTCTATCTCGACGACCGGTTCGGCGCGCTCCACCATTCGATGGCGGACGTCGCGGTGGCTTCAAAATTCTTCGGTGTGCTGATGACCGTCGCAGGCGCCGCCATCGGCGCGGTGGTCATCAGCTTTGTCGGGCGCATGCCGGTGCTGGTGGCCGGCGCAGTGCTGGCGGCGGCGACCAACCTCCTGTTCGCAGACCTGTCGCGCGGCGGGGCCGGCATCGATGCCTTCCTCGAGTGGACGCACATCGCAGAGCCGCTGCGGGCCTTTGCGGGCTGGGCGGCGCACATCTCGCCGGAAGGGCAGGGCGCCGATGCCGGAGACCGGATGGCAAGACTGATGATCGCAATCTCAGGCGAAAACCTCGCTGGCGGATTCGCCAGCGTCGCGGTCGTGGCGTTCCTGACCTCCGTCGTGAACCCGCGCTTCGCGGCGGTGCAATATGCGCTGCTCGCTTCGCTCACCATGCTGATCGGTACGCTCGGCCGGCCCTGGCTCGGCGCCATGATCGAGACGGAAGGCTATTACAGCGTCTTTATACTGACGTTCTGGCTCGGCGGCATCGCCGTTGCCCTGTCGGTCATCGAGTGGGTGCGGCAAGCCCGCCTGCCGCCCGCGCCCGAAAGCGCCGCCGCGCCTTAG
- a CDS encoding VOC family protein, which yields MIKANGIHHIAIMAADIREHIAYFSDVMGFQLSALFDMHGVPGGIHAFLHMDDHSYFSIVQLPAVKDIPIQLGVTHAGTGAGPSAPGTMQHLAFRVDTLDDLYAIRDRIRTKGINVIGPMDHGMCHSIYFAGPDQLTLEVACSTVAVDPKLWIDPAVVEKVGISKAELETYVTPDAYAGEGGRVKQPPYDPAKPHQAYPEAMYQAMIATPDDVILKVTKFEAPVKVTA from the coding sequence ATGATCAAGGCGAACGGGATCCACCATATTGCGATCATGGCTGCGGACATCCGCGAGCATATTGCCTACTTCTCGGATGTGATGGGCTTCCAGCTCTCGGCCCTGTTCGACATGCACGGCGTGCCGGGCGGCATTCACGCTTTCCTGCACATGGACGACCATTCCTATTTCTCGATCGTGCAGCTGCCCGCAGTGAAGGACATCCCGATCCAGCTTGGCGTCACCCATGCTGGCACCGGCGCCGGTCCGTCCGCACCCGGAACGATGCAGCACCTCGCCTTCCGCGTCGACACGCTGGACGACCTCTACGCGATCCGCGACCGGATCCGCACCAAGGGCATCAACGTCATCGGCCCGATGGACCATGGCATGTGCCACTCGATCTATTTTGCCGGGCCGGACCAGCTGACCCTGGAAGTCGCCTGCTCGACCGTCGCGGTGGATCCCAAGCTCTGGATTGATCCCGCCGTGGTCGAGAAGGTCGGCATCAGCAAGGCCGAACTCGAAACCTATGTCACGCCGGACGCCTATGCCGGCGAAGGTGGCCGCGTGAAGCAGCCGCCCTATGATCCGGCCAAGCCGCATCAGGCCTACCCCGAGGCCATGTACCAGGCGATGATTGCCACCCCGGATGACGTGATCCTGAAAGTCACGAAGTTCGAGGCCCCGGTAAAGGTTACCGCCTGA